The following are encoded together in the Cicer arietinum cultivar CDC Frontier isolate Library 1 chromosome 2, Cicar.CDCFrontier_v2.0, whole genome shotgun sequence genome:
- the LOC101510997 gene encoding uncharacterized protein has product MERLASSAATTSCQERYVSWEEVFVSVDKGKREVRYYLKKRGGGSDLALIGKEKSSRHMSYHYAIRNSSFGPFLKLKSRREVVDWMDSIVSVCSASEANMVEKHNYEPEIENSKVNQLQKLRNCTNEFAWLGSPWTCRKRRNHYQAFKRNGFQISVYDFVFILAEENKRLVAYLEDLYEDSRGNKMVVVRWFHRIDEVGNFLPHNFSDREVFFSLYLQDLSIECIDGLTSVLSPQHYEKYRNEARHTRQEPFMCSKQYDNDDVKSFDITQLKGYWKQEILRYMYPNSDSKSNGSSGRSEDGPELEQNFQSTPGIRPKKKQRFTKIDGKDEVDLIAHKLGNLSNSKINTKTSMGNNSVKLVGSTILPTIIETNEHASQYLAVGSHVEVLSQDSGITGCWFRASVIKMHKDKVKVQYRDIQDADDESKKLEEWTIASRIAVPDDLGVRVHERTKIRPVPESDKCVISFVGDVGYIVDAWWHDGWWEGIVVQIESEAKYHVYFPGEKLVSIFSPGNLRHSQDWTGNRWVEVRERPDLVTSVLSSLETKQNSSKYNDSKSTVASMGDAIQSKQTDTNLGSERDGLRKPELVPDLFKDVMLSQLRWKSSRKRNRSGTSHQKQQCNDRHRKLSLKVRESDSTDTFVIPASLKVDHDDCKYPGDPSIFSSSVVPSLTNMVMCR; this is encoded by the exons ATGGAGAGACTGGCATCTTCGGCGGCAACAACGTCATGTCAAGAGCGTTATGTGAGCTGGGAAGAGGTTTTCGTATCGGTGGATAAGGGAAAAAGGGAGGTTCgttattatcttaaaaaaagaGGTGGTGGTTCGGATCTGGCACTCATAGGTAAAGAGAAGAGTTCCAGGCATATGTCTTATCACTACGCTATAAGAAACTCTtcctttggtccatttttgaaactcaaatcGCGTAGAGAAGTTGTTGATTGGATGGATTCAATTGTTTCAG TTTGTTCTGCCAGCGAAGCGAATATGGTGGAAAAACATAATTATGAACCTGAGATTGAAAACTCAAAG GTTAATCAATTGCAGAAGCTGCGCAATTGTACGAACGAATTTGCATGGTTAGGGTCACCTTGGACTTGTAGGAAAAGAAGAAATCACTATCAGGCATTTAAGCGGAACGGTTTTCAGATCTCT GTGTAtgattttgtgtttattttagcAGAAGAGAACAAACGTCTAGTTGCCTACTTGGAAGACCTGTACGAGGATTCCAGAGGCAACAAGATGGTTGTGGTGCGCTGGTTTCACAGAATTGATGAGGTTGGTAACTTTTTGCCTCACAATTTTAGTGACAGAGAGgttttcttttctctttatcTTCAAGATCTGAGTATTGAATGCATAGATGGTTTGACTTCCGTCCTCAGTCCACAGCACTATGAAAAGTATCGGAATGAAGCTCGTCACACTCGTCAAGAACCATTTATGTGCAGCAAGCAGTATGATAACGACGATGTCAAATCCTTTGATATCACTCAACTTAAGGGTTATTGGAAACAGGAAATACTGAGGTACATGTATCCCAACTCTGACTCAAAGTCTAATGGGAGTTCAGGGCGATCAGAAGATGGCCCAGAACTGGAACAAAACTTCCAGTCTACTCCTGGGATCAGACCTAAGAAGAAGCAGCGTTTTACTAAAATTGATGGAAAAGATGAGGTGGATTTAATTGCTCATAAATTGGGAAATTTGAGTAATAGTAAGATTAATACCAAAACCAGTATGGGTAACAATTCCGTAAAACTGGTTGGTTCCACCATTTTGCCTACCATCATAGAGACAAATGAACATGCTTCACAGTATTTAGCTGTTGGTTCCCATGTTGAGGTCCTCTCACAAGACAGTGGGATTACAGGATGCTGGTTTCGAGCTTCTGTTATCAAGATGCACAAAGATAAAGTGAAGGTGCAATATCGGGACATCCAGGATGCGGATGATGAATCTAAGAAGCTTGAG GAATGGACGATAGCTTCTAGAATTGCTGTACCTGATGATCTGGGTGTCCGAGTGCATGAGAGAACCAAGATCCGACCAGTGCCAGAGTCAGACAAATGTGTAATATCTTTTGTGGGTGATGTTGGTTACATTGTCGATGCCTGGTGGCATGATGGATGGTGGGAGGGCATTGTTGTTCAAATAGAGTCTGAGGCTAAATATCATGTTTATTTCCCAG GGGAAAAGTTGGTGTCAATTTTCAGTCCTGGTAACTTAAGGCATTCTCAAGATTGGACAGGGAATAGGTGGGTAGAAGTGAGGGAAAGGCCTGATCTTGTGACTTCTGTATTATCAAGCTTGGAGACAAAACAAAATTCCAGCAAATATAATGACAGTAAATCAACTGTAGCATCCATGGGAGATGCAATACAATCTAAGCAGACTGATACTAACTTGGGTTCTGAAAGGGATGGACTTCGAAAGCCTGAGTTAGTTCCAGACCTCTTCAAGGATGTTATGTTATCTCAGTTAAGGTGGAAGTCATCCCGGAAGAGGAATCGAAGTGGTACCTCTCACCAGAAGCAACAGTGCAATGACAGACACAGGAAATTGTCCCTAAAGGTTCGGGAGTCAGATTCTACTGATACTTTTGTGATTCCAGCTTCATTGAAAGTTGACCATGATGACTGCAAATACCCAGGAGATCCATCTATTTTCAGTTCCTCGGTCGTGCCATCTTTAACTAACATGGTTATGTGTAGGTGA